Proteins encoded together in one Polaribacter reichenbachii window:
- a CDS encoding T9SS type A sorting domain-containing protein, which translates to MKKKSLFLLTCSLLIISNFIYAQESINQPFSSFGDWSVSNNGSGTSTIVDNHLNVVMGLSGSKYRADLKFLAGTNYTINKTSDKILALKFIGDKPNSGNIKGEIHDATNNLWINNGGVAYTISGPVKTAAGNNIYYFDFSGDANYSTGDIEVDKINIKIADVDDPTTYVIDWVASFESLADLQAYKNTSDDLTNDADEPSTDKADFVNTFFELDNGWSVSDNGAGSHSITDNRHIDVNMGLSGTKYRADLKFDAGGDAKKFYTFNPAEEKYIAVKFIGDKPDATFKMEFHDANGGWFNRGGSKYSNNALGSNTEQGNNIYYFILDQDSGYTGTSNFSIDRINFVIADNVSITAYKIDWVATFTNLADITSEKDIADDLGVDDTDEDVIIDSGESLTLTTDIVNSIVVNGTGTLTVNTTDLDIPRLTINNTGTVTIEEDKALEIESSLTNNSTNSLLIKNGGSLIVKGTSTGNISYQVNANDTNWHLLSSPVVGATYNGTWITDNDIDDTSSAGTNIGIGWYTNTVDANGVWTYATDASNSGSFTNAKGFSIKKDATTNSYVTFTGTLKTDNLTSSITQNTNNWNLLGNPYPSYILVSDLINDNAANLTDTHESVYVWNGTDYVALTSTDYIHPGQGFFVSADNSTADNFSIDASKLSVQTGVTLYKAASQPTITLLMNDGTNVKSTEINYIEDKTKGLDPGFDIGTFTGEPSTFSIYSHLVNENKGIDFMRQSLPNTDFENMIVPIGINASTGKELSFTADVVNLPNDIKVYLEDRVKNTFTLINNRSNQYKVSLDTDLNGVGRFFLHTTQNALNLNSENLSNNINIYTTDNSELKIVGLKNGKTSIKLYNVLGKQLIKSSFNAKGLETISLPKVAKGIYIVQLEFESGKLNKKIILE; encoded by the coding sequence ATGAAAAAAAAATCACTTTTTTTATTAACGTGTTCTTTGTTAATAATTTCAAATTTTATTTATGCACAAGAAAGTATAAATCAACCATTTTCAAGTTTTGGAGATTGGTCTGTTTCTAATAATGGTTCAGGTACAAGTACTATTGTAGACAACCATTTAAATGTGGTAATGGGCTTATCTGGCAGTAAATATAGAGCAGATTTAAAATTTCTGGCAGGTACTAATTATACCATTAATAAAACTTCAGATAAAATATTGGCTTTAAAATTTATTGGAGATAAACCAAATTCTGGTAACATAAAAGGAGAAATCCACGATGCAACCAATAATTTATGGATTAACAATGGAGGTGTTGCCTACACTATTTCTGGTCCTGTTAAAACTGCTGCAGGAAATAATATTTATTATTTTGATTTTAGTGGAGATGCAAATTATTCTACAGGAGATATAGAGGTAGATAAAATAAATATTAAAATAGCAGATGTTGATGACCCTACAACTTATGTTATAGACTGGGTTGCCTCATTTGAATCTCTTGCAGACCTGCAAGCGTATAAAAATACTTCAGATGATCTTACAAATGACGCTGATGAACCTTCTACAGATAAAGCAGACTTTGTAAATACTTTTTTTGAACTAGATAATGGATGGTCAGTTTCAGATAATGGTGCAGGATCACATTCTATAACAGATAATCGTCATATAGATGTAAATATGGGGTTATCAGGTACTAAATATCGTGCAGATTTAAAATTTGATGCAGGTGGAGATGCAAAAAAGTTTTATACTTTTAATCCAGCAGAAGAAAAATATATAGCAGTAAAATTTATTGGAGATAAACCAGATGCAACATTTAAAATGGAGTTCCATGATGCAAATGGAGGTTGGTTTAATAGAGGTGGATCTAAATATAGTAACAATGCTCTAGGAAGCAATACAGAACAAGGTAATAATATATATTACTTTATTCTAGATCAAGATTCAGGTTACACAGGTACTTCAAACTTTTCTATAGATAGAATTAATTTTGTAATTGCAGATAACGTTTCTATTACTGCTTATAAAATAGATTGGGTTGCTACTTTTACTAATTTGGCAGATATTACATCAGAAAAAGATATAGCCGATGATTTAGGTGTAGATGATACAGATGAAGATGTTATAATTGATTCAGGTGAGTCTTTAACATTAACTACAGATATTGTTAACAGTATTGTAGTTAATGGTACAGGTACTTTAACAGTAAATACCACAGATTTAGATATACCAAGATTAACAATAAATAATACAGGAACAGTTACCATAGAAGAAGATAAAGCATTAGAAATAGAATCTAGTTTAACAAACAATAGCACTAATTCTCTTTTAATAAAAAACGGAGGGTCTTTAATTGTAAAAGGTACATCAACAGGAAACATTTCTTATCAAGTAAACGCTAATGATACAAATTGGCATTTGTTATCAAGTCCAGTTGTTGGCGCTACTTATAACGGAACTTGGATAACGGATAATGATATAGATGATACTTCAAGTGCTGGCACAAATATTGGTATTGGTTGGTATACAAACACAGTTGATGCTAATGGAGTTTGGACCTATGCAACTGATGCTTCAAATTCAGGATCATTTACAAATGCAAAAGGATTTTCAATAAAAAAAGACGCAACAACAAATAGCTATGTAACATTTACGGGTACACTAAAAACAGATAATTTAACAAGTTCTATTACCCAAAATACTAATAATTGGAATTTACTAGGTAACCCTTACCCATCTTATATATTAGTAAGTGACTTAATTAATGATAATGCAGCAAATTTAACAGATACACATGAAAGTGTTTATGTTTGGAATGGAACGGATTATGTTGCCTTAACAAGCACAGATTATATTCATCCAGGTCAAGGATTTTTTGTGAGCGCAGATAATTCTACTGCTGATAACTTTTCAATTGATGCTTCTAAATTAAGTGTACAAACAGGTGTTACTTTATATAAAGCAGCTAGCCAACCTACAATTACATTATTAATGAATGATGGGACTAATGTAAAATCAACAGAAATTAACTACATAGAAGATAAAACAAAAGGTTTAGATCCAGGTTTTGATATCGGAACATTTACAGGAGAACCAAGTACTTTCAGTATTTATTCTCATTTGGTAAATGAAAATAAAGGAATAGATTTTATGCGTCAATCCCTACCAAATACAGATTTTGAAAATATGATTGTTCCAATAGGAATTAACGCTTCAACTGGCAAAGAACTAAGTTTTACTGCAGATGTTGTTAATTTACCAAATGATATAAAAGTGTATTTAGAAGATAGAGTTAAAAATACGTTTACACTTATAAATAATAGAAGTAACCAATATAAAGTTTCTTTAGATACAGATTTAAATGGTGTAGGTAGATTCTTTTTACATACTACTCAAAATGCTTTAAACTTAAATTCAGAAAACCTATCGAACAATATAAATATATATACTACAGATAATTCAGAACTAAAGATAGTTGGTTTAAAAAATGGTAAAACTTCGATTAAACTTTATAATGTTTTAGGAAAACAACTAATCAAAAGCTCTTTTAATGCAAAAGGACTTGAAACTATTTCTTTACCAAAAGTAGCAAAAGGAATATATATTGTACAACTAGAATTTGAATCAGGAAAATTAAACAAGAAAATTATTTTAGAATAA
- a CDS encoding T9SS type A sorting domain-containing protein, with the protein MKTQLQFLLVTLMLSATSLISAQGGINQNFASLGDWFVDDKPNGTSSVSGGHLIVTMGDQGNGKYRADLKNDNATYTINSTTDKIIAVKFIGDKPATGAFKAELRNETAAAWMNNGGGKYTPTGSITTTEGNLIYYFDFSGDANYTTGDISISRIGFTLADVVDPTNYTIDWVATFVDLAALEAYKDVKDDGVSDTEGSILGLDTNTLVDNVFKVYPNPVNSSSFNLELNNLSAYNNRIEVYNLLGAKVLNKKIETNKTEIFHKLNAGIYIIKIGENAKKLIIK; encoded by the coding sequence ATGAAAACACAATTACAATTTTTATTAGTAACATTAATGCTAAGTGCAACATCCTTAATTTCAGCTCAAGGAGGAATAAATCAAAATTTCGCTTCATTAGGAGATTGGTTTGTAGATGATAAACCTAATGGAACTAGCTCGGTTTCTGGAGGTCATTTAATCGTAACAATGGGAGATCAAGGTAATGGAAAATATCGTGCTGATTTAAAAAATGATAATGCAACTTATACTATAAATTCTACTACAGATAAAATAATTGCGGTTAAATTTATTGGTGATAAACCAGCTACTGGAGCTTTTAAAGCAGAGCTAAGAAATGAAACTGCTGCAGCTTGGATGAATAATGGCGGAGGTAAATATACTCCTACTGGCTCCATAACAACTACTGAAGGAAATTTAATTTATTACTTTGATTTTAGTGGAGACGCTAATTACACAACTGGAGATATTTCTATTTCTAGAATAGGATTTACTCTTGCTGATGTTGTAGACCCAACAAATTATACAATAGACTGGGTTGCAACATTCGTAGATTTAGCTGCTCTTGAAGCTTATAAGGATGTTAAAGATGATGGTGTTTCAGATACAGAAGGTAGTATTTTAGGTTTAGATACTAACACTTTGGTAGATAATGTGTTTAAGGTTTATCCAAATCCAGTAAATAGTAGTTCTTTTAATTTAGAGTTAAATAATTTAAGTGCTTATAATAATAGAATTGAAGTATATAATTTATTAGGTGCTAAAGTTTTAAATAAGAAGATAGAAACAAATAAAACAGAAATATTTCACAAATTAAACGCTGGTATTTATATTATTAAAATTGGTGAAAATGCAAAAAAATTAATAATTAAATAA
- a CDS encoding alginate lyase family protein, translating to MKNFLILILITLLFSCENIEDEVTKSQVIVTINPVATDDVIDAEEFLNETQTVSGTATNGNASDGDNVMIIVNTQTYNTTLSDNEFSIEIPTLDIVRDIDNRIFVSVTSSDSSTGISTVKSAVRVVTTEGDLGLRNFNHPGLLVTQADFDRIIPKVNASVEPWASGWNKLIQNPHASLSYSPSPVVKLIRGGNSREEPEPDNYSTAFNDAAAAFQTAVRWKITGDATYAEKSIQILNAWASTNKSINGDSNIALAAGIYGSQFANAAEIMRDYDGWNSQDFEDFKTWIVDVFYKVSKDFIDTHYGTCISHYWANWDLANLSNILAISVLIEDDVMYAFVINYLKNGLSNGNLNLAINYIHPDGLGQLQESGRDQGHTLLCIGLMSDIARMAYNQGDDLYSYQDNRILKGAEYAAKYNVANQSVPFQEYYTCTAGGQTHTEISDDGRGNVRPIWAGLYNHYVIKMGLNAPNLKFAIDNLPAEGGGGDYSPNSGGYDSLGFGTLLYTEE from the coding sequence ATGAAGAATTTTTTAATATTAATACTAATAACTTTATTGTTTAGTTGCGAAAACATAGAAGATGAAGTGACTAAATCTCAGGTTATAGTTACAATAAACCCAGTAGCTACAGATGATGTTATAGATGCAGAAGAATTTTTAAACGAAACTCAAACCGTAAGCGGAACAGCTACAAATGGTAATGCATCAGATGGAGATAATGTTATGATTATTGTTAATACTCAAACTTATAACACAACACTTTCTGATAACGAATTTTCAATTGAAATCCCAACACTAGATATTGTTAGAGATATAGATAATAGAATTTTTGTTTCTGTAACATCTAGCGATTCTTCTACCGGAATTAGTACAGTAAAATCTGCAGTTAGAGTTGTAACTACAGAAGGAGATCTTGGTTTAAGAAATTTTAATCATCCAGGTCTTTTAGTTACCCAAGCTGATTTTGATAGAATAATACCTAAAGTAAATGCAAGTGTAGAACCATGGGCTTCTGGTTGGAATAAACTAATTCAAAACCCCCATGCTTCATTAAGTTATTCGCCAAGTCCTGTAGTTAAGTTAATAAGAGGTGGAAATTCTAGAGAAGAACCAGAACCAGATAACTATTCAACAGCATTTAATGATGCTGCAGCAGCATTTCAAACTGCAGTTAGATGGAAAATTACTGGTGATGCTACATATGCAGAAAAATCAATTCAAATTTTAAATGCTTGGGCTTCTACAAATAAAAGTATTAATGGCGATAGTAACATTGCCCTAGCTGCTGGTATTTACGGATCTCAATTTGCTAACGCAGCAGAAATTATGAGAGATTATGATGGATGGAATTCTCAAGATTTTGAAGATTTTAAAACTTGGATAGTAGATGTCTTTTATAAAGTAAGTAAAGATTTTATAGATACGCATTATGGAACTTGTATATCTCACTATTGGGCAAATTGGGATTTAGCTAACCTTTCTAATATTTTAGCTATATCTGTATTAATTGAAGATGATGTAATGTATGCGTTTGTAATAAATTATCTAAAAAATGGTTTAAGTAATGGTAATTTAAATTTAGCTATAAATTATATACATCCTGATGGACTTGGTCAATTACAAGAAAGTGGTAGAGACCAAGGACATACATTGCTTTGTATTGGTTTAATGTCTGATATAGCAAGAATGGCGTATAACCAAGGAGACGATTTGTATAGTTATCAAGATAATAGAATTTTAAAAGGTGCAGAATATGCAGCAAAATACAATGTAGCAAATCAATCTGTTCCTTTTCAAGAATATTACACCTGTACTGCTGGAGGACAAACTCATACTGAGATTTCTGATGACGGGAGAGGTAATGTTAGACCAATTTGGGCTGGTTTGTATAACCATTATGTAATTAAAATGGGATTAAACGCTCCAAATTTAAAATTTGCAATAGACAATTTACCTGCTGAAGGTGGTGGTGGTGATTATAGCCCTAACAGTGGTGGTTATGATTCTTTAGGTTTTGGTACTTTATTATATACAGAGGAATAA
- a CDS encoding DUF4979 domain-containing protein: protein MKKTKIIASLFTLLFIGLITISISCVDNEEIKPYQYPEPFLEGFSPTSGVPGTSVTITGTDFGDYSKAVTVYFNGIATTEDDLVSVTNNQMVVKVPQETTEGIGTVEVKVWTYNKIAEGDFTVLPSATYDRIEPIEGKPGDELTIYGENFGDDQSQVSVLFKSDITAEIVSFSSTEIKVIVPEEGITGPISVKIGVQELVTQAFSYPLVGLDFMFDEAANNEGWEAGNNSTYEVSNGSFNVNFDMNAAKRRADLKLTNNAKVNVGSFPILAIKLNKPQSGNFILDTNFGSYKNGSNNWEGIIHGDIYYYDLTSTFGASNTLSLTEDTEFSTFQFKIADIITDETGYSVDWVRSFESLNALKEYTELPNGKFSYHFNDANPTEYWVGKQGANNIIEDGKLKVTFAAGQSKRRADLSYIEGATFPADSPNGLWRYSEEYPILALKIAFTGTGLPTLGTGNIKLDRFNGAQNNAYLTDFIADNVIYYDCAIDGGFTESQDLPSFTFKIADITSTEETGYELDWIQSFKNVEELQAYIQSH from the coding sequence ATGAAAAAAACTAAAATAATAGCAAGTCTCTTTACACTGTTATTTATTGGTTTAATTACCATAAGTATTAGCTGTGTAGACAATGAAGAAATAAAGCCTTATCAATATCCAGAGCCTTTTTTAGAAGGTTTTAGTCCAACAAGTGGTGTACCAGGAACTTCAGTTACAATTACAGGTACAGATTTTGGTGATTATAGTAAAGCAGTAACTGTTTATTTTAACGGAATAGCTACAACCGAAGATGATCTTGTTAGTGTAACAAATAATCAAATGGTAGTTAAAGTACCACAAGAAACTACAGAAGGTATTGGTACTGTAGAAGTTAAAGTATGGACATATAATAAAATTGCCGAAGGTGATTTTACAGTTTTACCATCTGCAACTTACGATAGAATTGAACCAATAGAGGGTAAACCAGGAGATGAGTTAACGATTTATGGAGAAAATTTTGGCGATGATCAATCTCAAGTTTCAGTTCTTTTTAAAAGTGATATAACAGCAGAGATTGTTTCATTTTCAAGTACTGAAATCAAAGTAATAGTTCCAGAAGAAGGGATTACTGGTCCTATATCTGTTAAAATAGGTGTGCAAGAATTAGTAACACAAGCATTTTCTTATCCTTTAGTAGGTCTAGATTTTATGTTTGATGAAGCAGCAAATAATGAAGGTTGGGAAGCAGGAAATAATTCTACCTATGAAGTTTCAAATGGAAGTTTTAATGTTAATTTTGATATGAATGCTGCAAAAAGAAGAGCAGATTTAAAACTCACAAATAATGCAAAAGTAAATGTGGGAAGTTTTCCAATTCTAGCAATTAAATTAAACAAACCCCAAAGTGGTAACTTTATTCTAGATACAAATTTCGGATCCTATAAAAATGGATCAAATAATTGGGAAGGTATAATTCATGGTGATATATATTATTATGATTTAACAAGTACGTTTGGGGCTAGTAATACTTTATCATTAACAGAAGATACAGAATTTAGTACATTTCAATTTAAGATTGCTGATATCATTACAGATGAAACAGGGTATTCTGTAGATTGGGTAAGATCTTTCGAAAGCTTAAATGCTTTAAAAGAATATACAGAGCTACCAAATGGTAAGTTTAGTTATCACTTTAATGATGCTAATCCAACTGAATATTGGGTAGGTAAACAAGGCGCAAACAATATTATTGAAGATGGCAAGCTTAAAGTTACATTTGCAGCTGGTCAATCAAAAAGAAGAGCTGATTTAAGCTATATTGAAGGAGCAACGTTTCCTGCTGATTCTCCAAATGGACTTTGGCGTTATAGCGAAGAATACCCAATTTTAGCACTTAAAATTGCCTTTACAGGAACAGGTTTACCAACTTTAGGCACAGGTAATATAAAATTAGACCGTTTTAACGGAGCTCAAAATAATGCCTATCTAACAGACTTTATTGCCGATAATGTAATTTACTATGATTGTGCTATTGACGGAGGTTTTACTGAATCTCAAGACCTACCTTCTTTTACTTTTAAAATAGCTGATATTACATCAACAGAAGAAACTGGTTATGAGCTAGATTGGATTCAAAGCTTTAAGAATGTAGAAGAATTACAAGCTTATATACAAAGTCATTAA